One stretch of Chloroflexota bacterium DNA includes these proteins:
- a CDS encoding hydroxymethylglutaryl-CoA synthase family protein has product MIGITSYSAYIPWYRLSKAKMGDATSFLLSFPTPGERSVANQNEDSVTMATAASIYCLDGEDRSKVDGLYFATSSPAYLVRQQASIVSTALDLREEIRVADFASGSKAGTTALMNAFDAVKAGSMNNAIVCAADCRVVQPGNPQEYVYGDGAAAFIIGKDDVVAELEATYSLSVDFVDRWRAVYEKFEHAWEDRWIRDEGYEKLIPRAINGMLKQQNLAMKDIAKLVFSYPIARLHAALAKRMGAEPAQVQDNLMDKVGDTCAAYSLMMLVGALEEAKAGDRIW; this is encoded by the coding sequence ATGATCGGGATTACATCGTATTCAGCTTATATACCTTGGTATCGGTTGAGCAAGGCTAAAATGGGAGATGCCACCAGCTTCCTGCTGAGTTTTCCAACGCCGGGCGAAAGGTCGGTAGCCAATCAAAATGAAGACTCTGTAACTATGGCTACGGCTGCAAGCATTTACTGTCTGGATGGAGAGGACAGGAGCAAAGTGGACGGCCTGTATTTTGCCACCAGTTCTCCAGCATACCTGGTCAGGCAACAGGCCAGCATAGTGTCGACTGCCCTTGATCTGAGAGAGGAAATCCGTGTTGCGGATTTTGCCTCCGGCAGCAAGGCTGGGACTACAGCTTTAATGAATGCTTTCGATGCCGTCAAGGCTGGCTCTATGAACAATGCGATAGTCTGTGCGGCTGATTGCAGGGTAGTTCAGCCGGGCAACCCGCAGGAATACGTGTACGGCGATGGCGCCGCCGCCTTCATAATCGGCAAAGATGATGTTGTTGCGGAACTGGAGGCTACCTATTCATTGTCAGTTGATTTTGTAGACCGCTGGCGCGCTGTGTATGAGAAATTCGAGCATGCCTGGGAAGACAGGTGGATTCGCGATGAGGGCTATGAAAAACTGATTCCCCGGGCTATCAACGGAATGCTCAAACAGCAGAATCTTGCCATGAAAGACATAGCTAAGTTGGTCTTCTCCTATCCAATTGCCAGGTTACATGCAGCGCTCGCCAAGAGAATGGGCGCCGAACCGGCGCAGGTACAGGATAACCTGATGGATAAGGTAGGGGATACCTGTGCGGCCTATTCGCTCATGATGCTGGTGGGAGCGCTGGAAGAGGCCAAAGCGGGAGATAGAATTTGGTAG